Proteins encoded within one genomic window of Pedobacter africanus:
- the trmD gene encoding tRNA (guanosine(37)-N1)-methyltransferase TrmD, which yields MRFDIISVLPDLLGSPFAHSILLRAQKKGIAEIVVHNLRDYASNKQKSVDDYPYGGGSGMVMSIEPFARCIETLKAERVYDEVIFMSPDGETFNQTIANELSGKANVMILCGHYKGIDQRIRDLFVTREISIGDYVLSGGELPAAVLVDAIVRLIPGVLNDETSALSDSFQGELLDAPVYTRPADWRGHKVPEVLLSGHEAKINEWRHEQALVRTQQRRPDLLAD from the coding sequence ATGCGTTTTGACATCATATCTGTTTTACCTGATCTGCTTGGGAGTCCTTTTGCCCATTCTATATTGCTGCGGGCACAAAAAAAAGGAATTGCCGAAATTGTGGTGCACAATCTGAGGGATTACGCCAGCAATAAACAAAAGAGTGTTGACGACTATCCTTATGGGGGAGGCAGCGGTATGGTCATGTCTATTGAGCCTTTTGCACGCTGTATTGAAACACTAAAAGCGGAGCGGGTGTATGATGAGGTTATTTTTATGAGTCCGGACGGAGAAACCTTTAACCAGACAATTGCGAATGAATTGTCGGGAAAAGCAAATGTCATGATCCTTTGCGGGCATTATAAAGGCATTGATCAGCGGATCAGGGACTTATTTGTAACCCGGGAAATTTCTATTGGTGATTATGTGCTTTCAGGAGGAGAACTGCCCGCTGCGGTTTTGGTCGACGCGATTGTTCGTCTTATCCCGGGGGTACTAAATGATGAAACCTCAGCCCTTTCCGATAGCTTCCAGGGCGAATTGCTGGATGCTCCGGTTTATACCAGGCCTGCAGACTGGAGGGGACATAAGGTTCCCGAGGTGTTACTGAGCGGACATGAGGCAAAAATTAACGAGTGGCGTCATGAGCAGGCCCTGGTCCGGACGCAGCAGCGCAGGCCTGATCTTTTAGCAGATTAA
- the rplS gene encoding 50S ribosomal protein L19: MDLVKFVEEQVIAKNEFPAFKSGDTVSVHYKIREGNKERIQIYQGVVLQRNSVGASETFTVRKMSNGVGVERIFPINSPNIAKIEVNSYGKVRRAKLFYLRELTGKAARIKSKRV, from the coding sequence ATGGATTTAGTAAAATTTGTTGAAGAGCAGGTAATCGCAAAAAATGAGTTTCCTGCGTTCAAATCAGGAGATACAGTGAGTGTTCACTATAAAATTCGCGAAGGTAATAAAGAGCGTATTCAAATTTACCAGGGCGTAGTATTACAACGTAACAGCGTAGGCGCAAGCGAAACGTTTACTGTTCGTAAAATGTCTAACGGTGTTGGTGTAGAGCGTATATTCCCTATCAACTCTCCAAACATTGCTAAAATTGAAGTGAACAGCTACGGTAAAGTTCGCAGAGCTAAATTGTTCTACCTGCGTGAGTTAACTGGTAAAGCAGCTCGTATCAAATCTAAAAGAGTTTAA
- a CDS encoding Glu/Leu/Phe/Val dehydrogenase dimerization domain-containing protein produces the protein MKELLKKFEEKRPEIVFEWKDKESEAEGWVVINSLRGGAAGGGTRMRKGLDKREVESLAKTMEVKFTVSGPPIGGAKSGINFDPADPRKKEVLERWYKAVMPLLKNYYGTGGDLNIDEIHEVIPITENYGLWHPQEGVISGHYQARENERIHQIGQLRYGVSKVLEDLNYTPDIKRKYKVADMITGYGVAESIGHFYSIWGGALSGKKAIIQGWGNVAAAAGYYLAQNGVKIVGIIDRVGGLINKEGFTKEEIIDLFNNRAGNTLVSSALIPFEQASQEIWNIGAEIFVPAAASRLVQQTEVDQLIKVGLEVIACGANVPFADKEIFFGSIMEHADNHVAVIPDFIANCGMARVFAYLMQRNVEMSDDAIFTDASDVIYKAMKAVHKESSERKQLSKTAFEIALKQLV, from the coding sequence ATGAAAGAACTGTTAAAAAAATTCGAGGAGAAGCGACCCGAGATCGTTTTTGAGTGGAAAGATAAAGAATCTGAAGCGGAAGGCTGGGTGGTGATCAACTCACTTCGCGGAGGGGCTGCGGGTGGCGGTACCAGGATGCGTAAGGGTTTAGATAAACGTGAGGTTGAATCTCTGGCGAAAACCATGGAAGTTAAATTTACTGTTTCAGGACCTCCGATTGGGGGCGCCAAGTCGGGAATAAACTTTGATCCTGCAGATCCCCGGAAAAAAGAAGTACTGGAACGCTGGTATAAAGCGGTGATGCCATTGCTAAAAAACTATTATGGCACAGGCGGGGATCTAAACATTGATGAGATTCATGAGGTCATTCCTATTACTGAAAATTATGGGTTATGGCACCCGCAGGAAGGGGTAATCAGCGGACATTACCAGGCAAGGGAAAATGAGCGCATTCACCAGATCGGACAGTTGAGATATGGGGTATCAAAGGTATTAGAGGATTTGAATTATACACCGGACATCAAGAGAAAATATAAAGTAGCAGATATGATCACCGGTTATGGGGTAGCTGAATCTATTGGTCATTTTTATAGCATCTGGGGCGGAGCGCTGTCCGGTAAAAAAGCCATTATCCAGGGATGGGGAAATGTTGCTGCTGCTGCAGGTTATTACCTTGCACAGAATGGTGTGAAAATTGTGGGTATTATTGACCGTGTGGGAGGCCTGATCAATAAAGAAGGCTTTACCAAAGAAGAGATCATTGATTTGTTTAACAACAGGGCTGGAAATACCCTGGTATCTTCGGCGCTGATCCCTTTTGAACAGGCCAGTCAGGAGATATGGAATATTGGCGCGGAAATATTTGTTCCTGCGGCCGCATCCAGGCTTGTACAGCAAACGGAAGTAGACCAGCTGATCAAAGTAGGGCTGGAAGTGATTGCCTGCGGTGCAAACGTTCCTTTTGCCGACAAAGAGATTTTCTTTGGAAGTATTATGGAGCATGCAGATAACCATGTTGCCGTTATCCCTGATTTCATTGCAAACTGCGGTATGGCCAGGGTATTTGCCTATCTGATGCAGAGAAATGTGGAAATGAGCGATGATGCTATCTTTACAGACGCGTCTGACGTAATTTATAAAGCAATGAAAGCAGTACACAAGGAATCTTCTGAGCGGAAGCAATTGTCAAAAACTGCTTTTGAAATCGCATTAAAACAACTGGTATAA
- a CDS encoding mechanosensitive ion channel family protein — translation MMDNQFFEQIFWGNTVKQYCIFVIIILLGLFFKRLVSRLFSQALFKVFRKFAEEVKGETFVALLLKPIESFITFCTIYLAINTLSHPLDIVIGHRTKAKLPVTIGDCLDKIFLFLIILSVFWIILRIVDFIAFVLKHKASITNNRADDQLVPFLKELTKTLICFLGFFVLLGFVFEINVLTLITGLGIGGIAIALAAKESLENLIGSFTIFLDKPFTVGDVVKVDGIEGTIEKVGFRSTWLISPDKTTIVIPNRAMIDGVLENVTLRNYRRVSFFIGIVYETNPADIKAILSAIEEYLSANKNTKDGYAAFDNFGDSALNIQVVYLVVNMEHSNFVKVKEEINFKLMEIVQDYRSDFAYPTQRSIGDPLPQKNEK, via the coding sequence ATGATGGATAACCAATTTTTTGAACAAATCTTCTGGGGCAATACAGTTAAACAATACTGTATTTTTGTGATCATTATTTTACTTGGATTATTTTTCAAAAGATTGGTATCCAGGTTGTTCAGTCAGGCGCTTTTTAAGGTCTTCAGAAAATTTGCCGAAGAAGTAAAGGGCGAGACATTTGTTGCCCTGCTTTTAAAACCGATCGAATCCTTCATTACGTTTTGTACGATATACCTAGCCATTAACACATTAAGCCATCCGCTGGATATTGTTATTGGGCATAGGACGAAAGCAAAATTGCCGGTAACGATTGGCGATTGCCTGGATAAGATATTCCTGTTCCTGATCATTCTTTCTGTTTTCTGGATCATTTTAAGGATTGTTGATTTCATCGCCTTTGTACTGAAGCATAAAGCATCAATTACAAACAACAGGGCCGACGACCAGCTGGTCCCGTTTCTAAAAGAGCTGACCAAGACGCTAATCTGTTTTCTGGGATTTTTTGTCTTGCTGGGCTTTGTTTTTGAAATCAATGTGCTTACCCTGATCACCGGTCTTGGAATCGGAGGTATTGCAATTGCCCTTGCCGCAAAAGAAAGCCTTGAAAACCTAATTGGATCATTTACGATATTCCTGGATAAACCCTTTACCGTAGGCGACGTAGTTAAGGTAGACGGCATAGAAGGAACCATTGAAAAGGTTGGTTTCAGGAGCACATGGCTGATCAGTCCGGATAAAACAACAATTGTGATCCCCAACAGGGCAATGATTGACGGGGTATTGGAAAATGTTACTTTGAGGAATTACAGGCGTGTCAGCTTTTTTATCGGAATTGTATATGAAACCAACCCGGCCGATATTAAGGCCATCCTTAGCGCCATAGAAGAATATTTATCGGCCAACAAAAATACAAAAGATGGTTATGCTGCATTTGATAATTTTGGCGACTCAGCTTTAAATATTCAGGTTGTTTACCTGGTAGTCAATATGGAGCATAGTAACTTTGTTAAAGTTAAGGAAGAGATTAACTTTAAACTGATGGAAATTGTACAGGACTATCGGTCAGACTTTGCTTATCCAACACAGCGGTCTATTGGTGATCCGCTGCCTCAGAAAAATGAGAAGTAA
- a CDS encoding phosphatidylserine decarboxylase family protein — translation MTIHKEGYTTIALSVLFIFIINAVVDYRYADITWLKWLIYLFSLFLFITVLQFFRNPSRTFTNGENLVICPADGKVVVIEETEEGEYFKDKRLQVSIFMSPVNVHINRNPISGIVKFFKYHPGKYLAAWNPKSSTENERTTVVVEHKNGTPVLFRQIAGALARRIVWYVKEGDNVTQNKEFGFIKFGSRVDIFLPLGTKVNLELNQVVKGGITVLAELS, via the coding sequence ATGACCATACACAAAGAAGGTTACACCACCATTGCACTTTCCGTACTTTTCATATTTATCATCAACGCAGTTGTCGATTATAGATATGCTGACATTACCTGGCTGAAGTGGCTGATCTATCTTTTTTCCCTGTTCCTGTTCATCACAGTACTGCAGTTCTTTCGTAATCCTTCCAGAACTTTTACAAATGGTGAAAACCTCGTGATTTGCCCGGCGGATGGTAAAGTTGTGGTTATTGAGGAAACAGAAGAAGGAGAATACTTTAAGGACAAAAGACTGCAGGTTTCTATTTTCATGTCGCCGGTAAATGTTCACATCAACAGAAACCCGATCTCTGGAATAGTGAAGTTTTTTAAATACCATCCGGGCAAATATTTAGCAGCCTGGAACCCCAAATCATCCACCGAAAATGAAAGGACTACGGTAGTAGTAGAGCATAAGAACGGCACTCCGGTATTGTTCAGACAGATCGCCGGCGCCCTGGCCAGAAGAATTGTCTGGTATGTTAAAGAAGGTGACAATGTAACCCAGAATAAAGAGTTTGGATTTATCAAATTCGGCTCCAGGGTGGATATATTTCTACCGCTGGGCACAAAGGTTAACCTGGAACTCAATCAGGTCGTAAAAGGCGGGATCACCGTATTGGCGGAACTCAGCTAA
- the hpt gene encoding hypoxanthine phosphoribosyltransferase — MHKIHIADKEFEILLDNDNISKRIRLIGIQMNVDYESRCPVFIGVLNGSFLFMADLIREIEIPCEIGFIRVSSYEGTESSGAIKQAFGLPENLHNRDVIIVEDIVDTGFTLTHILKEVQKQQPASVKVCTLLFKPTALKAEIEELEYVGFEIGNEFVVGYGLDYDGLGRNLKDIYRAKM; from the coding sequence ATGCACAAGATTCATATAGCAGATAAGGAGTTTGAAATACTTCTGGACAACGATAACATCAGCAAAAGAATCCGCCTGATCGGGATACAGATGAATGTGGATTATGAGTCCAGGTGCCCGGTATTCATTGGAGTGCTCAATGGCAGCTTTCTTTTTATGGCCGATTTGATCAGAGAAATTGAAATTCCCTGTGAGATCGGATTCATCAGGGTTTCATCTTACGAGGGCACAGAAAGTTCAGGAGCCATTAAACAGGCCTTTGGCTTGCCGGAAAACCTGCACAACCGGGATGTGATTATAGTAGAGGATATCGTTGACACCGGATTTACACTCACACATATCCTTAAAGAAGTACAAAAGCAGCAGCCTGCTTCTGTAAAGGTTTGCACACTCCTATTCAAACCGACGGCATTAAAAGCAGAAATTGAAGAATTGGAATATGTTGGCTTTGAAATCGGGAACGAATTTGTTGTAGGCTATGGCCTGGATTATGATGGACTGGGCAGGAACCTGAAAGATATTTACAGGGCCAAAATGTAA
- a CDS encoding transglycosylase domain-containing protein yields the protein MHFPKINIPKKYVMIGAWVLGSFLLILIIAGTVAYNKREALLNRMMARAIAKAEKDYGLDVKIKGYGFSGLNTVRMEAISVVPKDRDTLSTINEMTIGVKLFPLLFGDVKLSEINLNTGKLNIVFRDSLSNLDFFLKRKKKDSTEKKNKVDLGDLAHNLLNQVLYKIPDNMEIKDFLLNVNDNDTAKLSFLTTTATIDDGDLKSTVLVNGTESTWHINGTVKPGRKQLDIMLFADNKKVELPYLNKKLQAKLSFDTVRTEMKSAEYSGDAFKISGSWSVKNLLVNHPKIASNDIVVPDAKIDADMLIGKNYVALDSSSTVFLKKAAIHPYVKYTLSPNKIYELKLHAPEQDAQEVLSSFPQGLFESLDGMKVSGKVSYDLSFYLDSTQPDSVKFYSGLTPHNFKILKWGKTNLQKINGDFVYTPYERGKPMRDILIGPSNPNFTPLSEVSSNFKNAILTSEDPSFFTHKGFVQESIRKSFAVNFKEKKFVRGGSTISMQLVKNVFLSRQKTLSRKAEEILIVWLIENNRLVSKNRMLEVYFNIIEMGQNIYGIGEATRYYFGKKPSDLNIGEGIFLANIVPRPKIALYKFRGDGGLKDYLYPYFKYIGNIMARRGLTPGDTSGYGFYNVRLREGLRQYLLPDTTKIDTNSFDNEDPLPAVETQDASKNLFDRLFGRSKKDTTSNRQPLKTDTVQKTRKELRQERREQRRKEKEKEKAAQL from the coding sequence ATGCATTTTCCTAAAATCAATATCCCAAAGAAGTATGTAATGATCGGAGCCTGGGTACTGGGGAGTTTTCTGCTCATCCTCATCATAGCCGGAACTGTTGCCTATAACAAAAGGGAGGCGCTCTTAAACCGGATGATGGCCAGGGCCATAGCCAAGGCGGAAAAAGATTATGGGCTGGATGTTAAAATTAAGGGATATGGCTTCAGTGGTCTAAATACTGTACGTATGGAAGCCATTTCGGTGGTCCCGAAAGACCGAGACACACTCAGCACGATCAACGAAATGACCATTGGTGTAAAGCTTTTCCCTTTGCTGTTTGGAGATGTCAAACTTTCTGAAATCAACTTAAATACCGGAAAGCTCAACATCGTTTTCAGGGATTCACTGAGCAACCTGGATTTCTTTCTTAAAAGGAAGAAGAAGGACAGTACAGAAAAGAAAAACAAAGTAGACCTTGGCGATCTTGCTCATAACCTTTTAAACCAGGTTTTGTATAAAATCCCTGACAATATGGAGATTAAGGATTTTCTGCTGAATGTAAATGACAACGACACTGCAAAGCTATCTTTTCTGACCACAACGGCAACCATAGATGATGGGGATTTAAAATCAACCGTCCTTGTAAACGGAACAGAATCAACCTGGCACATTAACGGAACGGTTAAGCCCGGCAGGAAACAACTCGACATTATGCTGTTTGCCGACAATAAAAAGGTAGAACTTCCCTACCTGAACAAAAAGCTTCAGGCTAAACTTAGCTTTGATACCGTAAGAACGGAAATGAAAAGTGCCGAATACAGTGGAGATGCCTTTAAAATATCGGGCTCATGGTCGGTAAAGAACCTGCTGGTCAATCACCCTAAAATCGCTTCCAATGACATTGTCGTTCCCGACGCCAAAATAGATGCAGATATGCTTATCGGAAAGAATTATGTGGCACTGGACAGCTCCTCAACCGTCTTCTTAAAAAAGGCGGCCATTCACCCTTATGTAAAGTATACGCTTTCTCCGAATAAAATATACGAACTTAAATTACATGCACCTGAGCAGGATGCCCAGGAAGTGCTGAGTTCCTTTCCACAGGGCCTGTTTGAATCCCTTGATGGCATGAAAGTAAGCGGAAAAGTAAGCTATGACCTCAGCTTTTATCTGGACAGTACCCAGCCTGATAGTGTAAAATTTTATTCAGGACTTACCCCTCATAATTTTAAAATTCTGAAATGGGGCAAAACCAACCTTCAAAAGATCAATGGTGATTTTGTATACACGCCATATGAACGCGGAAAGCCAATGCGTGATATCCTGATCGGACCATCCAATCCTAATTTCACACCGCTTTCAGAAGTTTCCAGCAATTTCAAAAATGCCATCCTAACTTCCGAAGACCCTTCTTTCTTTACCCACAAAGGCTTTGTGCAGGAGTCTATACGTAAGTCTTTTGCAGTTAACTTTAAAGAAAAGAAATTTGTCAGGGGAGGCAGTACCATCTCCATGCAGCTGGTAAAGAATGTGTTTCTGAGCAGGCAGAAAACACTGTCCAGGAAGGCCGAAGAGATTCTCATTGTATGGCTTATTGAAAACAACAGGCTGGTAAGCAAAAACCGGATGCTGGAAGTCTATTTCAACATCATTGAAATGGGCCAGAACATTTATGGGATAGGTGAAGCAACCCGCTATTATTTTGGTAAAAAGCCTTCAGACCTCAACATAGGAGAAGGTATCTTTCTTGCCAATATTGTTCCCAGGCCTAAAATTGCACTGTACAAATTCAGAGGAGACGGGGGGCTTAAAGACTATCTTTATCCTTATTTCAAATACATTGGCAACATTATGGCCAGAAGAGGCCTTACCCCTGGCGATACCAGCGGCTACGGTTTTTACAACGTGCGTTTACGTGAAGGATTAAGGCAATACCTATTGCCCGATACCACAAAAATTGACACCAATAGTTTCGACAATGAAGATCCTTTGCCTGCTGTAGAAACGCAGGATGCCTCAAAGAACCTTTTCGACCGCTTGTTTGGACGCTCTAAAAAGGATACTACCTCAAACAGGCAACCCCTAAAGACGGATACCGTTCAAAAAACCAGAAAAGAGTTGAGACAGGAGCGAAGGGAACAACGCCGTAAAGAAAAGGAAAAAGAAAAAGCGGCACAACTTTAA
- a CDS encoding Mrp/NBP35 family ATP-binding protein, which produces MIITQEQVLAALRNVEDPDLKKDLVTLNMIKELKIEDNQVSFTLELTTPACPMKDMLKNACVNAIKHFVSQDAEVGIDISSRVTKPMDSSQLNAIRNIILVSSGKGGVGKSTVASNLAVALGAGGAKVGLIDADIYGPSVPTMFGLVDAKPSARETEGGKTLILPIEKYGIKLLSLGFFADPDQPVPWRGPMASNAVKQLFNDADWGELDYLIVDLPPGTGDIHITITQGFPIAGAVIVTTPQQVALADTRKGLAMFKMPSINIPVLGVIENMAYFTPEELPDNKYYIFGRDGGKELAKSFDVPFLGEIPLVQSITEGGDSGVPVAMESAGTLAASFATIAGKVAQQVAINNAQRAGSLSSID; this is translated from the coding sequence ATGATAATTACCCAGGAACAAGTTCTAGCGGCTTTGAGGAATGTTGAAGATCCGGATCTTAAGAAAGATCTGGTAACCTTGAACATGATTAAAGAGCTAAAAATAGAGGATAACCAGGTCAGTTTTACCCTGGAGTTGACAACCCCGGCCTGTCCGATGAAGGATATGCTGAAGAATGCATGTGTAAATGCCATTAAGCATTTTGTTAGTCAGGATGCTGAAGTCGGGATCGACATCAGCTCGAGGGTAACAAAACCTATGGATAGTTCACAGCTGAATGCCATCCGGAATATTATCCTTGTTTCCTCCGGTAAGGGAGGTGTTGGAAAGTCTACTGTAGCAAGTAATCTTGCCGTTGCCCTGGGTGCAGGGGGTGCAAAAGTAGGTTTAATCGATGCAGACATTTATGGCCCGTCAGTCCCAACGATGTTTGGTTTGGTAGACGCAAAACCTAGTGCAAGGGAAACGGAGGGAGGAAAAACACTGATTCTGCCGATTGAAAAGTACGGGATAAAACTACTTTCCCTTGGGTTCTTTGCCGATCCGGATCAACCGGTGCCATGGCGGGGACCTATGGCTTCGAATGCGGTAAAGCAGCTTTTTAATGATGCCGATTGGGGTGAACTGGATTATCTGATTGTTGATCTTCCACCGGGCACTGGCGATATTCACATTACCATTACCCAGGGATTCCCGATTGCAGGAGCAGTTATCGTAACCACGCCCCAGCAGGTGGCTTTGGCCGATACCAGAAAAGGATTGGCCATGTTTAAAATGCCATCTATAAATATTCCTGTTTTGGGTGTAATAGAGAATATGGCTTATTTTACCCCGGAAGAATTACCCGACAATAAGTATTATATTTTTGGCAGGGACGGAGGAAAAGAGCTGGCAAAATCATTTGACGTTCCTTTTCTGGGAGAAATTCCGCTGGTACAAAGCATTACTGAAGGTGGTGATAGCGGTGTGCCGGTTGCAATGGAAAGTGCCGGGACATTGGCAGCTTCCTTTGCAACGATTGCCGGGAAGGTGGCCCAGCAAGTTGCCATTAATAATGCCCAGCGGGCAGGTAGCCTATCTTCGATCGACTGA
- a CDS encoding NifU family protein: MNLTEQVEQALETIRPYLVADGGDVAIEEITPENVVRLKLLGNCGSCKMSFMTMKAGVEQAIMKAVPQITGVEAINLTEPV; the protein is encoded by the coding sequence ATGAATTTAACAGAACAAGTAGAGCAGGCGTTGGAAACCATCAGACCATATTTAGTTGCTGACGGAGGGGACGTTGCGATAGAAGAGATTACGCCGGAAAACGTCGTTAGATTAAAATTATTGGGTAATTGCGGCTCTTGTAAAATGAGTTTTATGACGATGAAAGCCGGAGTGGAGCAGGCTATTATGAAAGCTGTTCCGCAAATTACCGGAGTTGAAGCGATAAACCTGACCGAGCCGGTATAA
- the def gene encoding peptide deformylase — protein sequence MKLPIIAYGDPVLKKVCTPIEQNYPELDQLISNMFETMYNAHGVGLAAPQIGLPIRLFIVDTGADEDDKDKFKKVFINAEILEETGEPWAFNEGCLSIPDIREDVMRKPNIRIRYYDEHWNLKEEEVTGMPARVIQHEYDHIEGKLFTDTLSLLRKRMLKSKLDAISKGNVKADYKMRFPQQSKRR from the coding sequence ATGAAGTTACCCATTATAGCCTACGGAGATCCGGTCTTAAAAAAAGTATGCACGCCAATTGAGCAAAACTATCCGGAGCTGGATCAGCTGATCAGCAACATGTTCGAGACCATGTACAATGCGCATGGCGTAGGTCTTGCGGCCCCGCAAATTGGCTTGCCCATACGCCTGTTTATTGTAGACACCGGAGCCGATGAGGACGATAAAGATAAGTTCAAAAAAGTTTTCATCAATGCCGAGATCCTGGAAGAAACCGGCGAGCCCTGGGCTTTCAATGAAGGCTGCCTGAGCATTCCCGACATCAGGGAGGATGTGATGCGCAAACCAAATATCCGCATCAGGTACTACGATGAGCACTGGAACCTTAAAGAAGAGGAAGTAACAGGAATGCCGGCGCGTGTAATACAGCACGAATATGACCATATTGAAGGCAAGCTGTTTACAGATACCCTAAGCCTGTTGCGTAAAAGAATGCTAAAAAGCAAGCTGGATGCCATATCTAAAGGAAACGTAAAGGCTGATTATAAAATGCGATTCCCGCAGCAAAGCAAAAGGCGTTAA
- a CDS encoding M16 family metallopeptidase produces MEYNVHTLPNGIRLLHVPAASAISHACIIINSGSRDEKEYQAGLAHFIEHLIFKRTEKRNTTQILNRLESVGADLNAYTTKEYTCIHASFLNPYLDRTLELFNDIVFHSVFPEDEMEKEKSVVLDEIASYLDQPEEAIYDDFEDLVFAGHPMGRNILGTVDSVSNITKKDILQFIKDNYHTDKIVIAVLGNYPLSKVVKTGAKYYSEIPANLYSHTRLAPRQTIAVAKTFSKPIQQAHVMMGMQAYSLHHPYKTGLLLLNNLLGGTGMSSILNLQIREKYGIAYTIESSYSPLSDTGIFSLYFGTDKEKVSKARSLILKEFKKIKQNPLTEIQLQKAKNKFIGQIALGEENRIGLIIAMAKSLLDYDRIDDLQTIFGKIQAVSTTDMANIANEILDESNLTSLTFYPLG; encoded by the coding sequence ATGGAATACAACGTTCATACCTTGCCAAACGGCATCCGCCTGCTTCATGTGCCTGCCGCATCGGCCATATCTCATGCCTGTATCATCATCAACAGCGGATCCAGAGATGAAAAGGAGTACCAGGCCGGCCTTGCCCATTTTATTGAGCACCTGATCTTCAAACGCACCGAAAAGCGGAATACCACCCAGATATTAAACCGGCTGGAAAGTGTTGGGGCAGATTTAAATGCCTATACAACCAAAGAATATACCTGCATACACGCCTCTTTCCTTAATCCGTATTTAGACAGGACACTGGAGTTATTTAACGACATTGTATTTCACTCTGTTTTTCCTGAAGATGAAATGGAGAAAGAGAAAAGTGTAGTGCTGGATGAGATTGCCTCCTATCTGGATCAACCAGAGGAAGCCATTTATGATGATTTTGAAGATCTGGTCTTTGCAGGTCATCCTATGGGGAGAAATATCCTTGGAACGGTAGATAGCGTTTCTAACATCACGAAAAAAGACATTCTTCAGTTTATTAAAGACAACTATCATACCGATAAAATCGTGATTGCTGTACTGGGTAATTATCCATTGAGCAAGGTTGTTAAAACCGGGGCAAAATATTATTCGGAAATTCCTGCGAACCTGTACAGCCACACCAGGCTTGCTCCCCGGCAAACAATTGCAGTTGCAAAAACTTTCAGCAAACCTATTCAACAGGCACATGTTATGATGGGCATGCAGGCCTATTCCCTGCACCATCCTTACAAAACGGGCTTACTCCTGCTAAACAATTTATTGGGAGGAACGGGGATGAGCTCGATCCTAAACCTGCAGATCAGGGAAAAATATGGGATTGCCTATACCATTGAAAGTAGCTACAGCCCCCTAAGCGATACCGGGATCTTCAGCCTTTATTTTGGTACAGATAAGGAAAAAGTAAGCAAGGCCCGGTCGCTCATACTGAAGGAATTTAAAAAAATAAAGCAAAATCCTTTGACTGAAATCCAGCTGCAAAAGGCAAAAAATAAGTTTATCGGACAAATTGCCCTTGGGGAAGAAAACCGTATTGGACTGATCATCGCCATGGCCAAAAGCCTGCTGGACTATGACAGGATAGACGATCTGCAAACCATATTTGGGAAAATCCAGGCCGTTAGCACTACCGACATGGCGAATATTGCAAATGAAATATTGGATGAAAGTAATCTTACTTCGCTAACTTTTTATCCTTTAGGGTAA